Within Pseudomonas sp. LBUM920, the genomic segment TGGCCGACACCGCCGAGCACCACCACCAGGAACGAGTCAATGATGTAGCTCTGGCCCAGGTCCGGACCGACGTTGCCAACCTGGCTCAGGGCCACGCCACCCAGGCCGGCGATGCCGGAGCCCAGGCCAAAGGCGAGCATGTCCACACGCCCGGTGGGCACGCCGCAGCAGGCGGCCATGTTGCGGTTCTGGGTGACGGCACGCACGTTGAGGCCCAGGCGCGTCTTGTTCAGCAGCAGCCAGGTCAGCACCACCACGCACAGCGCGAAGGCAATGATCACGATGCGGTTGTACGGCAGCACCAGGTTGGGCAGCACTTGAATGCCACCCGACAGCCACTGCGGGTTGGAGACTTCGACGTTCTGTGCACCGAACACCAGGCGCACCAACTGGATCAGCATCAAACTGATGCCCCAGGTGGCGAGCAGGGTTTCCAGCGGACGGCCGTAGAGGTGACGAATCACGGTGCGTTCCAGGGCCATGCCGATGGCGGCGGTGACAAAAAACGCCACCGGCAACGCGATCAATGGGTAGAACTCGATGGCCGCTGGCACGTAGCGCTGCATCATCAGTTGCACCACGTAAGTCGAATAAGCGCCGAGCATCAGCATCTCGCCGTGGGCCATGTTGATCACGCCGAGCAGGCCGAAGGTGATCGCCAGGCCCAGGGCCGCAAGCAGCAGAATCGAACCCAGGGACATGCCGCTGAAGGCCTGGCCGAGGATCTCGCCGACCATCAATTTGCGTTTGACCTGCGCCAGGCTGGTCTCGGCGGCGGTATGCACGGCGGCGTCGGTTTCGACCCCCGGCGCGAGCAGGGCTTCGAGGCGCGTGCGCGCCAGCGGGTCGCCGGTGCTGCCGAGCAAGCGCACGGCAGCAAGGCGCACCACGGGGTCGGTATCAACCAATTGCAGGTTGGCCAGGGCCAGGCTGAGGGCGGTGTGCACGTCTTCGTTGGTTTCGGCGGCCACTTGCTGGTCGAGGAATTTGAGCTGCGCAGGCTGCGCGGTTTTTTGCAGGGTTTGCGCGGCGGCCAGGCGCACCTTGGGGTCGGCGGCGAGCAACTGCTGACTGGCCTGCACGTTGTCGATCAAGCCACGCAGGCGGTTGTTCAGGCGCACGGTTTTGGTTTCGCCGTTGAGCGTGATCTGGCCTTGTTGCAGGGCGTCCACCAGCTCGATGCGTGCCGGGTCAGGCTGGGCGGCCCAGTCCTGGAGGAGCTTGGCTTGTTGGGGCGGGTTGGCAGTGAGGAAGTCTTCGGCGTCGCCTGCATATACCGCCAAAGGCAGCAGCAACAAGGCCGTGAGGATGAAACGGTGCAGGGCAGTGGGCATAACAAAATGTCCTGATCATGCGCGGACAGTGTGGGAGGGGGCTTGCCCCCGATGGCTGGGTGTCAGGCACTGCATGTGTTGCCTGATGCACCGCAATCGGGGGCAAGCCCCCTCCCACATTTTTAATCTGCGCTAGGGGCCTTAGTTGCTCTTGACGGCGTAATCCGGCTTCTTGTCATTGCCAGGGATGTACGGGCTCCATGGCTGCGCACGAATCGGCTCCTGGGTCTGCCACACCACCGAGAACTGCCCGTCAGACTGGATCTCGCCGATCATCACCGGCTTGTGCAGGTGGTGGTTGGTTTTATCCATGGTCAGGGTGAAGCCCGACGGCGCGGCAAAGGTCTGCCCGGCCATGGCTTCGCGCACTTTGTCGACGTCGGTGGACTTGGCTTTCTCCACCGCCTGCGCCCACATATGGATACCGACGTACGTGGCCTCCATCGGGTCGTTGGTCACCGCTTTATCCGCGCCCGGCAGGTTGTGGGCCTTGGCGTAAGCCTTCCAGTCGGCGACGAATTTCTTGTTCACCGGGTTCTCCACCGACTGGAAGTAGTTCCAGGCGGCGAGGTTGCCCACCAGTGGCTTGGTGTCGATGCCGCGCAGTTCTTCTTCACCCACGGAGAAGGCCACCACCGGTACGTCGGTGGCTTTCAAACCCTGGTTGGCCAGCTCTTTGTAGAACGGCACGTTGGAGTCGCCATTGACGGTGGAGATCACCGCGGTCTTGCCACCGGCCGAGAACTTTTTGATGTTGGCCACGATGGTCTGGTAATCGGCGTGGCCGAACGGGGTGTAGACCTCTTCGATATCGTTGTCGGCTACGCCTTTGGAGTGCAGGAACGAGCGCAGGATTTTGTTGGTGGTGCGCGGGTACACGTAGTCGGTGCCGAGCAGGAAGAAGCGCTTGGCGCCGCCGCCTTCTTCGCTCATCAGGTATTCCACCGCCGGG encodes:
- the urtB gene encoding urea ABC transporter permease subunit UrtB; this encodes MPTALHRFILTALLLLPLAVYAGDAEDFLTANPPQQAKLLQDWAAQPDPARIELVDALQQGQITLNGETKTVRLNNRLRGLIDNVQASQQLLAADPKVRLAAAQTLQKTAQPAQLKFLDQQVAAETNEDVHTALSLALANLQLVDTDPVVRLAAVRLLGSTGDPLARTRLEALLAPGVETDAAVHTAAETSLAQVKRKLMVGEILGQAFSGMSLGSILLLAALGLAITFGLLGVINMAHGEMLMLGAYSTYVVQLMMQRYVPAAIEFYPLIALPVAFFVTAAIGMALERTVIRHLYGRPLETLLATWGISLMLIQLVRLVFGAQNVEVSNPQWLSGGIQVLPNLVLPYNRIVIIAFALCVVVLTWLLLNKTRLGLNVRAVTQNRNMAACCGVPTGRVDMLAFGLGSGIAGLGGVALSQVGNVGPDLGQSYIIDSFLVVVLGGVGQLAGSVMAAFGLGIANKILEPQIGAVLGKILILALIILFIQKRPQGLFALKGRVID
- the urtA gene encoding urea ABC transporter substrate-binding protein, which codes for MKRRSLIKAFTLSASIAAMGLTWTVQAAETIKVGILHSLSGTMAISETSLKDMALMTIDEINAKGGVNGKMLEPVVVDPASNWPLFAEKGRQLLTQDKVAVVFGCWTSVSRKSVLPVFEELNGLLFYPVQYEGEEMSPNVFYTGAAPNQQAIPAVEYLMSEEGGGAKRFFLLGTDYVYPRTTNKILRSFLHSKGVADNDIEEVYTPFGHADYQTIVANIKKFSAGGKTAVISTVNGDSNVPFYKELANQGLKATDVPVVAFSVGEEELRGIDTKPLVGNLAAWNYFQSVENPVNKKFVADWKAYAKAHNLPGADKAVTNDPMEATYVGIHMWAQAVEKAKSTDVDKVREAMAGQTFAAPSGFTLTMDKTNHHLHKPVMIGEIQSDGQFSVVWQTQEPIRAQPWSPYIPGNDKKPDYAVKSN